A single genomic interval of Halorubrum aethiopicum harbors:
- a CDS encoding universal stress protein, with the protein MYRDILYPTDGSTGSEAAAEHVQDLASSFGATVHVLHVVDTPHGGLGRSGGFVSDEFSSMSGRSAETGYEGMEMSDVDDALMEEAEAVVEEWAAALGDVETVTEVEAGSPYSEILRYADEHDVDAIVMGTHGRTGIERYLLGSVTEKVVRMADRPVLTIRGNESG; encoded by the coding sequence ATGTACCGGGACATCCTGTACCCGACGGACGGGAGCACCGGGTCGGAAGCAGCGGCGGAACACGTCCAGGACCTGGCGTCGTCGTTCGGCGCGACCGTCCACGTTCTCCACGTGGTCGACACGCCTCACGGCGGACTCGGGAGGAGCGGCGGGTTCGTCTCCGACGAGTTCTCGTCGATGAGCGGACGGAGCGCCGAGACCGGCTACGAGGGGATGGAGATGTCCGACGTCGACGACGCACTCATGGAGGAAGCGGAGGCGGTCGTCGAGGAGTGGGCCGCGGCGCTCGGCGACGTCGAGACGGTGACCGAGGTCGAAGCGGGAAGTCCGTATTCGGAGATCCTGCGGTACGCCGACGAGCACGACGTCGACGCCATCGTGATGGGAACACACGGCCGCACCGGCATCGAACGATATCTCCTCGGGAGCGTCACGGAGAAGGTCGTTCGGATGGCGGATCGACCGGTGTTGACGATCCGCGGCAACGAGAGCGGGTGA